A window of Christiangramia forsetii KT0803 contains these coding sequences:
- a CDS encoding SDR family NAD(P)-dependent oxidoreductase: MKNIVVTGTSRGIGFEMVSILAKMGHNVLALSRNAKPVKDLNLDNVHAFSFDITDEDSHIRAESFIDDHWSSRVDVLINNAGALLNKPFEETKSDDFRAVYEVNVIGVATITRKLLHFMHKDSHVLNISSMGGIQGSMKFPGLAAYSSSKAAILTLTELLAEEYKENGPSFNALALGAVQTEMLEEAFPGYKAPVTAQEMAQYIADFSLNGQKFYNGKIMQVSNSTP; this comes from the coding sequence ATGAAGAATATTGTAGTTACAGGGACAAGTAGAGGGATTGGTTTTGAAATGGTTTCAATTTTGGCAAAAATGGGACATAATGTTCTGGCGCTGTCGAGAAACGCAAAACCTGTAAAAGATTTAAACCTGGATAATGTACATGCATTTTCTTTCGATATAACAGACGAAGATAGCCACATTCGGGCTGAAAGTTTTATTGATGATCATTGGAGTTCCAGAGTGGATGTACTTATAAATAATGCCGGGGCTCTTTTAAATAAACCATTCGAAGAAACAAAATCTGATGATTTCAGAGCAGTATATGAAGTAAATGTAATTGGAGTTGCGACTATTACCCGCAAATTACTTCATTTTATGCATAAAGATTCCCATGTTTTGAATATTAGCAGTATGGGCGGAATTCAGGGAAGTATGAAATTTCCAGGTTTAGCAGCCTATAGCTCCAGTAAAGCTGCGATATTAACTCTTACAGAATTGCTCGCTGAAGAGTACAAGGAAAACGGACCTTCATTTAATGCATTGGCACTTGGAGCTGTCCAGACTGAAATGCTTGAAGAAGCGTTTCCTGGATATAAAGCTCCGGTGACAGCGCAAGAAATGGCTCAATATATTGCTGATTTTAGCCTTAACGGGCAGAAGTTCTATAACGGTAAAATTATGCAGGTGTCTAATAGTACACCTTGA
- a CDS encoding ABC transporter ATP-binding protein has translation MIQVKDLHKGFNDQEVLKGISYTFERGKTNLIIGQSGSGKSVFLKCMLGLFKADKGTIEYDGKPYSSFSDEEQRELRTEMGMLFQGGALFDSMTVEENVMFPLKMFTKQKKKEMFSRVHEVLERVNLDGTGNKMPSEISGGMQKRVAIARAIVNKPKYLFCDEPNSGLDPQTATVIDNLIQDITHENDITTVLITHDMNSVLEIGERIAFLKDGKLAWKGTKEEIFKTDDKTVTDFVYSSNLFQKVREAQLKGH, from the coding sequence ATGATACAGGTAAAAGATTTACATAAAGGTTTTAACGATCAGGAAGTTCTTAAGGGAATCTCCTATACTTTTGAAAGAGGTAAGACAAACTTAATCATCGGTCAGTCTGGGTCTGGTAAAAGTGTTTTTCTAAAATGTATGCTTGGCCTTTTTAAGGCTGATAAAGGAACTATTGAATATGACGGAAAACCATATTCAAGTTTTTCTGATGAAGAACAGAGAGAACTAAGAACTGAAATGGGGATGCTTTTTCAGGGTGGAGCATTATTTGACTCTATGACTGTTGAAGAAAACGTAATGTTCCCATTAAAAATGTTCACTAAGCAGAAGAAAAAAGAAATGTTTTCAAGGGTTCATGAAGTTTTGGAACGTGTTAATCTAGATGGAACCGGAAATAAAATGCCTTCTGAGATTAGTGGAGGAATGCAGAAGAGGGTTGCCATTGCCAGGGCTATTGTAAACAAACCGAAATATTTATTCTGTGATGAACCAAACTCAGGTCTTGATCCTCAAACCGCTACGGTAATAGATAATCTAATTCAGGATATTACTCATGAAAATGATATTACCACGGTACTGATTACACACGATATGAATTCGGTATTAGAAATTGGAGAACGTATTGCTTTCTTAAAAGATGGAAAACTTGCCTGGAAAGGCACGAAGGAAGAAATTTTTAAAACCGATGATAAAACGGTAACCGATTTTGTATACTCATCCAATCTTTTTCAAAAAGTAAGAGAAGCGCAGCTAAAAGGGCACTAG
- the pafA gene encoding alkaline phosphatase PafA codes for MRRYLFILILLLNLSPLKAQIVNEKPKLVVGIVVDQMRYDYLTRFWGQFGDEGFKRLVNEGFNFKNNHFNYVPTYTGPGHASVFTGTTPEYNGIIGNGWFDKFENKSVYCAGDDSVESVGTTSEAGRMSPHRMKSTTFGDENRLHTQMKGKTIGIALKDRGAILPAGHTANAAYWFHGREEAKWITSTYYMKGLPDWVKNFNNSEKAKTYLKTWNTLRDINSYKESGVDENDFEFGYQGKETATFPYDLKTLASENGEYELIKATPFGNDLTAEFAKAAIKGENLGKDDVTDVLTLSFSSTDYVGHNFGVNSKEIEDTYLRLDLALADVLKYLDQTVGEGEYTVFLTADHGGVDVPSYLKSRKIPSGYFDDVTENKKIEEFVREEFKVDSLIQNISNSQIFLDYKVMRGEGLDAHKVQQKIAHYLLQQKSISRVYTREQLQSGSFTKGISSLIQNGFNQERSGDVVFVLDPGYIIYPEKGTTHGSGFIYDTHVPLIFFGKGIKHGSSLERTVIPDIAPTISAMLGISYPDASSGKPLSIILED; via the coding sequence ATGAGACGGTATTTATTCATACTAATATTGCTGCTTAACTTGTCGCCCTTAAAGGCGCAGATTGTAAATGAAAAGCCAAAACTAGTTGTTGGAATTGTAGTGGACCAGATGAGGTACGACTATTTAACTCGTTTTTGGGGCCAATTTGGAGACGAAGGTTTTAAAAGACTGGTAAATGAGGGCTTCAATTTTAAGAATAATCATTTTAATTATGTTCCTACGTATACCGGTCCCGGTCATGCTTCAGTATTTACAGGTACTACGCCAGAATATAATGGAATTATAGGTAATGGTTGGTTCGATAAATTCGAGAATAAATCGGTTTATTGCGCGGGAGACGATTCGGTAGAGTCTGTCGGAACCACGAGTGAGGCGGGTAGAATGTCTCCACATAGAATGAAATCTACCACCTTTGGAGATGAGAACCGACTTCATACCCAAATGAAGGGGAAAACTATTGGAATTGCCTTAAAAGATCGTGGCGCTATTTTACCAGCGGGCCACACAGCAAATGCAGCCTATTGGTTTCATGGAAGAGAGGAAGCAAAATGGATTACCAGTACTTACTATATGAAGGGACTACCTGATTGGGTAAAAAACTTTAATAATTCTGAGAAGGCTAAAACATATTTAAAAACCTGGAACACTTTACGGGATATTAATTCCTATAAAGAAAGTGGCGTAGATGAAAATGACTTTGAATTTGGATATCAGGGTAAGGAAACGGCCACTTTCCCTTATGATCTTAAAACCCTGGCTTCAGAAAATGGCGAATACGAATTGATTAAAGCGACTCCTTTTGGAAACGATCTTACTGCAGAATTTGCAAAGGCCGCGATCAAAGGAGAGAATTTAGGGAAAGATGATGTTACAGATGTTCTAACCCTTAGTTTTTCGAGTACAGATTATGTGGGTCATAACTTTGGGGTAAATTCAAAGGAAATTGAAGATACTTATTTGAGACTGGATTTAGCGCTTGCAGATGTTCTTAAATACTTAGATCAAACGGTAGGAGAAGGGGAGTACACTGTCTTTTTAACTGCAGATCATGGTGGGGTGGATGTCCCTTCCTATTTAAAAAGTCGAAAAATTCCTTCCGGCTATTTTGATGATGTTACAGAAAATAAAAAAATTGAAGAATTTGTTCGTGAAGAATTTAAAGTTGATAGTTTAATTCAGAATATTTCTAATTCACAGATTTTTCTTGATTACAAGGTAATGAGGGGGGAAGGCTTGGATGCCCACAAAGTCCAGCAAAAAATTGCTCATTATCTGCTTCAGCAGAAAAGCATTTCCAGAGTGTATACACGAGAGCAATTGCAATCTGGTAGTTTTACCAAAGGGATTAGTTCCCTAATTCAAAACGGATTTAATCAGGAGCGTAGTGGTGATGTGGTTTTCGTTTTGGATCCCGGTTATATAATTTATCCTGAAAAAGGAACAACTCATGGCTCCGGTTTTATATATGATACGCATGTGCCATTAATTTTCTTCGGAAAAGGTATTAAGCATGGAAGTAGCCTGGAGCGTACGGTAATTCCAGATATAGCTCCCACAATATCGGCGATGCTGGGAATATCATATCCAGATGCGTCCAGTGGGAAACCTTTAAGTATTATACTTGAAGATTAG
- a CDS encoding pyruvate dehydrogenase complex dihydrolipoamide acetyltransferase, with protein sequence MAEVIKMPRLSDTMEEGTVAKWLKKKGDKVEEGDILAEIETDKATMEFESFYEGTLLHIGVEEGDGAPVDELLAIIGDEGEDISELISGGGSDDAEDKKEDKKKDKSEESEEKKSKDDSDKDDELEDDSDDDDDQDGGIPEGVEIINMPRLSDTMEEGTVASWLKKEGDKVEEGDILAEIETDKATMEFESFYDGTLLKIGIQEGESAKVDSLLAIIGPEGTDVSKIDTSGGGEKKKKKSDSADKKEEDTDASKDSEKQDKEEKDSSSQSEGKDGKRIFASPLAKKMAEDKGINLSDVSGSGENGRIVKKDIENFKESDKPAETKADSAEKTTAAQPYTPAGEESFEDRKNSQMRKVIAKRLGESKFTAPHYYLTIEVDMANAMASRKHINEMPDVKVSFNDMVIKASAMALRKHPQVNSQWTGDNTKIAKHIHMGVAVAVEEGLVVPVLKFADQMSLTQIGGNVKDLAGKARNKKIQPADMEGSTFTVSNLGMFGIVEFTSIINQPNSAILSVGTIVEKPVVKNGEIVVGNTMKLTLACDHRTVDGATGAAFLQTLKTYMENPVTMLA encoded by the coding sequence ATGGCAGAAGTTATCAAAATGCCACGTTTGAGCGATACCATGGAAGAGGGTACCGTTGCAAAGTGGCTGAAAAAAAAGGGAGATAAAGTAGAAGAAGGTGATATTTTGGCCGAAATCGAAACAGATAAGGCTACAATGGAATTTGAATCCTTTTACGAAGGTACTTTGCTTCATATTGGTGTTGAAGAAGGAGACGGTGCACCGGTTGATGAATTACTTGCCATTATAGGTGATGAGGGAGAAGATATTTCTGAGCTTATCAGTGGAGGCGGAAGTGATGATGCTGAAGATAAGAAAGAAGACAAGAAAAAAGATAAGTCTGAAGAGTCTGAAGAAAAGAAGTCGAAAGATGATTCAGATAAGGATGATGAATTAGAAGACGATTCAGATGATGATGACGATCAAGATGGTGGAATTCCTGAAGGGGTAGAAATCATCAATATGCCACGTTTAAGTGATACCATGGAAGAAGGTACGGTTGCTTCCTGGTTGAAAAAGGAAGGTGACAAAGTAGAAGAAGGAGATATTCTGGCTGAAATCGAAACCGATAAAGCAACAATGGAATTCGAGTCCTTTTATGATGGTACATTACTGAAAATAGGTATTCAGGAAGGTGAGTCTGCCAAAGTAGATAGTCTTTTAGCTATTATTGGTCCTGAAGGAACTGATGTTTCAAAAATCGATACTTCCGGTGGAGGAGAGAAAAAGAAAAAGAAATCTGATTCAGCAGACAAAAAAGAAGAAGATACAGATGCTTCTAAAGATTCAGAAAAACAGGATAAAGAAGAAAAAGATTCTTCAAGCCAGTCTGAAGGGAAAGACGGAAAAAGAATATTTGCTTCGCCATTAGCTAAAAAGATGGCAGAAGATAAAGGAATAAATCTATCTGATGTCAGCGGTTCTGGAGAGAATGGCCGAATCGTAAAGAAAGATATAGAGAACTTTAAAGAATCTGATAAACCTGCAGAAACAAAAGCCGATTCTGCTGAAAAAACTACAGCAGCTCAACCATACACTCCGGCAGGAGAAGAAAGTTTTGAAGATCGCAAGAATTCTCAAATGCGTAAGGTTATAGCCAAACGTTTAGGTGAGTCCAAATTTACAGCACCTCATTACTATCTTACTATTGAGGTAGATATGGCGAATGCCATGGCTTCAAGAAAGCATATTAATGAGATGCCAGATGTTAAGGTGTCTTTTAATGATATGGTAATTAAGGCTTCAGCAATGGCGCTTAGAAAACACCCGCAGGTAAATAGTCAATGGACGGGAGATAATACTAAAATTGCGAAGCACATTCATATGGGTGTTGCGGTAGCAGTGGAAGAAGGTCTTGTGGTGCCGGTACTTAAGTTTGCAGATCAAATGTCCCTAACTCAAATTGGTGGGAATGTGAAAGATCTTGCAGGTAAGGCTAGAAATAAGAAAATTCAGCCAGCCGATATGGAAGGAAGTACTTTCACGGTGTCCAACCTTGGAATGTTCGGAATTGTAGAATTTACTAGTATTATTAATCAGCCTAACTCAGCAATACTTTCCGTAGGAACTATTGTAGAAAAGCCTGTGGTTAAAAATGGTGAGATCGTTGTAGGAAACACGATGAAGCTAACTCTTGCATGTGATCACCGAACGGTAGACGGTGCAACTGGAGCAGCCTTTTTACAAACTTTGAAAACGTATATGGAGAATCCGGTTACCATGCTGGCCTAA
- a CDS encoding SprT-like domain-containing protein: protein MKDILVKYLPVNAVEPVSELIKMNGVHLKIVNERVTRHGDYRRMPDGSQQITINANLNKYRFLITSIHEIAHLIAFEKYGKGIKPHGSEWKHCFRSLMLPFIRPEIFPNTLLPVIANHFRNPKASSDTDAGLSIALKSFDPENDKSYIFEIPVGSLFKIHNGKTFKKGPRKIKRYECLEMDTGRIYLFQPNAEVHLIKV from the coding sequence ATGAAAGATATTCTTGTTAAATATTTACCGGTAAATGCAGTAGAACCTGTTTCAGAACTGATAAAAATGAACGGAGTTCATTTGAAAATAGTCAATGAACGGGTGACACGGCACGGGGATTATCGTAGAATGCCAGATGGCTCCCAGCAAATTACCATCAATGCTAATTTAAATAAGTATAGGTTTCTTATAACCAGTATTCATGAAATAGCACATTTAATAGCTTTTGAAAAATATGGAAAAGGAATAAAACCGCATGGATCTGAGTGGAAACATTGTTTTAGAAGCTTAATGCTGCCATTTATAAGGCCGGAGATATTTCCTAATACTTTATTGCCGGTAATAGCGAATCACTTTAGAAATCCTAAGGCAAGTAGTGATACAGATGCCGGATTGTCTATAGCGCTAAAAAGTTTTGATCCTGAAAACGATAAAAGCTATATTTTTGAAATTCCTGTAGGAAGTTTATTTAAGATACATAATGGAAAAACCTTCAAAAAAGGTCCTCGGAAAATAAAGCGATACGAATGTCTGGAAATGGATACAGGAAGAATTTATTTATTTCAGCCTAATGCTGAAGTACACTTAATTAAGGTTTAA
- a CDS encoding mannose-1-phosphate guanylyltransferase: MTGTKKDNYYAILMAGGVGSRFWPASKASNPKQFIDILGVGETLFQTTFKRLSKLIPVENIYVLTNKKYVDIIKEQVPQIKEEQIVPEPEMRNTAPSILLGALKIYKRNPKALTVVAPSDHWIKEEDEFIDSIKEAFTNIEDSDKLVTLGIEPTFPNTGYGYIKYNKEDKESLKKVDVFTEKPNKKKAEKFIEAGNYVWNAGIFIWSAKFIIENFKQYLPDTFAVLNKGEDKWNTREEKEFLEENYSKTSNISIDYGIMEKSDSVYVIPVSFDWSDLGTWSSVKTELPSDEDDNTAINCRLVSEDSENNIVSTTNKKIVVLKGLSDYIIVEDKDVLMIVPKSEEQEIKQIREKVMKDFGEDLG; the protein is encoded by the coding sequence ATGACGGGTACAAAAAAAGATAATTACTATGCAATTCTTATGGCAGGTGGTGTTGGATCACGATTCTGGCCGGCAAGTAAGGCATCAAATCCCAAACAATTTATAGATATACTTGGAGTAGGAGAAACACTATTTCAAACAACATTTAAAAGACTTTCAAAGCTCATTCCTGTAGAGAATATCTATGTGCTTACCAATAAAAAATATGTAGATATAATTAAAGAACAGGTTCCGCAGATTAAAGAAGAGCAAATTGTTCCCGAACCTGAAATGAGGAATACCGCACCCAGTATTTTGTTAGGTGCTTTAAAGATCTATAAAAGAAATCCCAAGGCCTTAACAGTAGTTGCGCCAAGTGACCATTGGATTAAAGAAGAAGACGAATTTATAGATTCTATTAAGGAAGCTTTTACAAATATAGAAGATAGCGATAAGCTTGTAACCCTTGGGATTGAACCAACTTTTCCAAATACAGGTTACGGATATATCAAATACAATAAAGAAGATAAGGAAAGCCTTAAAAAGGTTGATGTTTTTACAGAAAAGCCAAATAAAAAGAAGGCGGAAAAGTTTATTGAAGCCGGGAATTATGTCTGGAATGCAGGGATTTTTATCTGGAGCGCTAAATTTATCATTGAAAATTTCAAGCAATATCTTCCGGATACTTTTGCAGTTCTAAATAAAGGAGAGGATAAATGGAATACCAGGGAAGAGAAAGAGTTTTTAGAAGAGAATTATTCTAAGACCTCGAATATTTCTATTGATTACGGGATCATGGAGAAATCTGATTCAGTATATGTTATTCCCGTGAGTTTTGATTGGAGTGATCTTGGAACCTGGTCTTCAGTTAAAACCGAATTGCCTTCAGATGAAGATGATAATACTGCTATAAATTGCAGGCTGGTTTCAGAAGATTCAGAGAATAATATAGTTTCTACAACTAATAAAAAGATCGTAGTTTTAAAAGGCCTTTCAGACTATATTATTGTTGAAGATAAAGACGTTCTAATGATTGTTCCAAAATCTGAAGAGCAGGAAATAAAACAGATTAGGGAGAAAGTAATGAAAGATTTTGGTGAAGATCTAGGTTAG
- a CDS encoding MlaE family ABC transporter permease, with product MTYLHSIGEYFIMLKGVFGRMTKGSVLRNLIFKEINELIMGSLGIVAFLSFFIGAVVAIQTALNLNNPLIPKSLVAFAARQSVILEFAPTFISIIMAGKVGSFITSSIGSMRVTEQIDALEVMGINSKNYLILPKIIAMLTYPFLIAIAMFLGIAGAYFAAVFGGFVTSDQFLTGLQDDFNGFHLTYAFIKTFLFAFILATVPSYHGYYMKGGALEVGEASTTSFVWTSVVLIITNYAITQLLLS from the coding sequence ATGACCTACCTGCACTCCATTGGGGAATATTTTATAATGCTTAAAGGAGTTTTTGGCCGAATGACCAAAGGTTCGGTTCTCAGAAATCTTATTTTTAAAGAAATAAACGAGCTTATCATGGGCTCACTGGGAATTGTTGCATTCCTTTCGTTTTTTATCGGAGCGGTAGTTGCCATCCAGACCGCACTAAATTTAAATAATCCGCTTATACCCAAGTCTCTTGTGGCATTTGCCGCAAGACAATCGGTGATTCTGGAGTTTGCCCCTACTTTTATATCAATAATTATGGCTGGTAAAGTTGGTTCGTTTATAACTTCCAGTATAGGATCCATGAGGGTTACCGAACAAATTGATGCACTGGAAGTGATGGGTATAAATTCTAAAAATTATCTCATCTTACCTAAAATAATTGCCATGCTAACGTATCCCTTTTTGATTGCGATCGCAATGTTTCTGGGTATAGCCGGAGCTTATTTTGCTGCAGTATTTGGTGGTTTTGTTACTTCAGATCAATTTTTAACGGGACTTCAGGATGATTTTAACGGCTTTCACCTTACATATGCCTTTATAAAAACATTTCTTTTTGCCTTTATTTTAGCAACAGTGCCCTCATATCATGGATATTATATGAAAGGAGGAGCGCTAGAGGTTGGGGAAGCATCCACCACTTCTTTTGTATGGACTAGCGTAGTATTAATTATAACCAATTATGCAATCACTCAACTCTTATTAAGTTAA
- a CDS encoding M20/M25/M40 family metallo-hydrolase: MRKIRIFKGFNGVFLMFFTILACTAQKPKTTDIEVSKEEVQRTLDYLSSDELKGRKTGTQGIEDAAVFIEDKFKDFGVKPYFETYRDSFNINEINGFNIVGYLEGNDPQLKDEFILVGAHYDHIGASKEVNGDTIANGANDNAAGTVGVLQLAKYFAKNGGNKRSIIFALFSGEEMGLKGSEHLAEKLKSEDLDLYVMFNLEMIGVPMKAKDYKAYLTGFEKSNLAEKFNEYSNGDKVLGFLPQAQQMSLFKRSDNYPFFEAFNVPSQTVSTFDFSNYPYYHHVDDESEFLDTGFMASLIEDLIPGLVKMSNTDGMEIKMND; the protein is encoded by the coding sequence ATGAGAAAAATTAGAATATTCAAAGGGTTTAACGGAGTGTTTTTAATGTTTTTTACCATTTTAGCCTGTACCGCCCAGAAACCAAAAACTACTGATATTGAAGTTTCTAAAGAAGAAGTTCAGAGAACTCTTGATTATTTATCTTCTGATGAATTGAAAGGTAGAAAAACCGGCACTCAGGGAATTGAAGATGCCGCGGTTTTTATCGAAGATAAGTTTAAGGACTTTGGTGTAAAACCATATTTCGAAACTTATAGGGATAGTTTTAATATTAACGAAATAAACGGTTTCAACATAGTTGGCTATCTTGAAGGGAACGACCCTCAATTGAAGGATGAGTTCATTCTTGTTGGAGCGCATTATGATCATATTGGGGCCAGTAAAGAGGTGAATGGTGATACCATCGCAAATGGTGCTAACGATAATGCTGCAGGAACAGTTGGAGTACTTCAACTGGCAAAGTATTTTGCTAAAAATGGAGGTAATAAAAGAAGTATTATTTTCGCTTTATTTTCAGGAGAAGAGATGGGTTTAAAAGGTTCAGAGCATTTAGCTGAAAAGTTAAAATCTGAAGATCTTGATCTTTATGTAATGTTCAATCTAGAAATGATTGGAGTGCCTATGAAGGCCAAGGATTACAAAGCTTATTTAACCGGTTTTGAAAAATCTAACCTTGCAGAAAAATTCAATGAATATTCTAACGGAGATAAAGTACTTGGGTTTTTACCACAAGCCCAACAGATGAGTCTTTTCAAAAGAAGTGATAATTATCCGTTTTTTGAAGCTTTTAATGTGCCGTCACAAACAGTGAGTACATTCGATTTTTCTAATTATCCTTACTATCATCATGTAGATGATGAATCTGAATTTCTCGACACAGGATTTATGGCTTCACTAATAGAAGATTTGATTCCCGGTCTTGTAAAAATGTCTAATACCGATGGGATGGAAATTAAAATGAATGATTAA
- a CDS encoding DUF389 domain-containing protein yields MADIKNTETESKSSNGENLREDAKEIKEKARTFFSRLLDIREDTDRESTVEAVQKDISFKGHNAWILIFSIFVASIGLNVSSTAVVIGAMLISPLMGPIVGVGMSVAINDVDTLKRSFVNLGIMVGLSVITASIYFFISPVKNETPELIARTYPTILDVLVAIFGGLALIVAKTKKGTIASVILGVAIATALMPPLCTVGYGLANAKWDFALGALYLFSINAVFIALSTFVVSKLLGFPLVKYANSKRRKRTAQIASTVAIIVMIPSVVLFVKLLRQQVFQSKATEFIENSIRYSGTETLKATSDYKTKTIDVYMIGNTIPGATITTWQERLGEIEALKEAQLIVHQGNDQSQDINQLSTEVRSGILEDLYVKNQEVLQNKDRRIELLESELSKYRGDKFSFVSLSKEAKINYENIQEIGYSNLITTNFQKTDTIPTFTVIWNDKIGNKELVSQQSKFADWMRVRLDLDTLSIKNVR; encoded by the coding sequence ATGGCAGATATAAAAAATACAGAAACCGAATCTAAGAGTTCCAATGGAGAAAATCTCCGGGAAGATGCAAAGGAGATTAAAGAAAAGGCCAGAACCTTTTTTAGTCGATTATTGGATATTCGTGAAGATACCGATAGGGAGTCTACAGTAGAAGCGGTACAAAAGGATATTTCATTTAAGGGGCATAATGCCTGGATCCTTATATTTTCAATTTTTGTTGCATCTATAGGTTTAAATGTTAGTAGTACGGCAGTAGTAATTGGTGCCATGCTAATTTCTCCATTAATGGGGCCTATTGTAGGTGTGGGTATGTCTGTAGCTATTAATGATGTAGATACGCTTAAACGATCTTTTGTCAACCTTGGGATTATGGTTGGACTTAGTGTTATTACAGCGAGCATTTATTTTTTTATATCTCCTGTGAAAAATGAGACGCCGGAGTTAATTGCCAGAACGTATCCTACTATTTTGGATGTTTTGGTGGCTATATTTGGTGGGCTCGCATTAATAGTTGCTAAAACGAAAAAAGGAACAATAGCAAGTGTGATACTGGGGGTTGCGATTGCTACCGCTCTTATGCCGCCGCTTTGTACTGTTGGTTACGGTTTAGCAAATGCTAAATGGGATTTTGCTTTAGGGGCTTTATACTTATTTTCGATCAATGCTGTATTTATAGCCTTATCAACTTTTGTAGTATCTAAATTACTAGGATTTCCCCTGGTGAAATATGCAAATAGTAAAAGGAGAAAAAGAACTGCCCAGATAGCTTCTACGGTTGCTATAATTGTAATGATACCTAGTGTAGTTCTTTTTGTGAAATTACTCAGGCAGCAGGTTTTTCAGAGTAAGGCTACAGAGTTTATAGAAAATTCGATAAGATACTCCGGAACAGAGACTTTGAAAGCTACCAGTGATTATAAGACGAAGACCATCGATGTATATATGATAGGAAATACTATTCCAGGTGCTACAATAACTACATGGCAGGAAAGATTAGGAGAGATAGAAGCTTTGAAAGAAGCACAGCTCATAGTGCATCAGGGAAATGATCAAAGTCAGGATATAAATCAACTCTCAACAGAGGTTAGAAGTGGTATACTGGAAGATTTGTATGTCAAGAATCAGGAAGTTTTGCAGAACAAGGATCGTAGGATCGAACTACTTGAATCTGAACTTTCTAAATATAGGGGAGATAAATTTTCTTTTGTTAGTTTGAGTAAGGAGGCAAAGATCAATTATGAAAATATTCAGGAAATTGGCTACTCTAACTTAATAACCACCAACTTTCAGAAGACCGATACCATCCCAACATTCACCGTGATATGGAATGATAAAATTGGAAATAAGGAGCTTGTTTCCCAGCAGTCAAAGTTTGCAGATTGGATGCGGGTGAGACTAGATCTTGATACGCTGTCTATAAAGAATGTTAGGTAA
- a CDS encoding glycosyltransferase family 2 protein has product MLISIIIPAYNEEKFISYCLDSMINQTRKPDELIIIDDNSTDFTYETALKYSNKYNWIKVFKNNFGKSEHSPGAKIVNTFYFGISKIKNDYDLIGKFDADIVLPKNYFEEIEREFQLNEKVGMCSGLIFIKDSNNHWVHENISDKSHIRGPIKLYSKKCFKWIDGLRTSIGWDSVDILLANFYGFETKTVKTLHVKHLRPTWKSYKKKTKFLQGEALYRMRYGYVLSLLTALKMSMKQKDIKLLYTYIKGYFNASKNKLPFIVSKEEGDFIRKYRWTNIRKKFT; this is encoded by the coding sequence ATGTTGATTTCTATAATTATTCCTGCTTATAACGAGGAAAAATTTATCTCCTATTGTCTGGACTCCATGATTAATCAAACCAGAAAACCAGATGAATTGATAATTATCGATGATAATTCTACAGACTTCACTTATGAAACAGCTCTAAAATATTCAAATAAATATAACTGGATAAAAGTTTTTAAAAATAATTTCGGTAAATCTGAGCACTCTCCAGGGGCTAAAATAGTGAATACATTTTATTTTGGAATATCAAAGATCAAGAACGATTACGATCTAATTGGTAAATTTGATGCTGATATTGTATTGCCGAAAAATTATTTTGAAGAAATAGAACGTGAATTTCAACTAAACGAAAAAGTGGGAATGTGTTCCGGTTTAATTTTCATCAAGGATTCAAATAACCATTGGGTGCATGAAAATATTTCTGACAAATCCCATATTAGGGGCCCTATAAAATTGTACTCTAAGAAATGCTTTAAATGGATTGATGGCCTTAGAACATCAATAGGTTGGGACTCTGTAGATATTTTACTTGCTAACTTTTACGGATTCGAAACTAAAACCGTTAAAACCTTACATGTAAAACATCTTCGCCCTACCTGGAAGTCCTATAAGAAAAAAACTAAATTCCTTCAGGGAGAGGCTTTGTACAGAATGCGATACGGATATGTACTATCATTATTAACCGCTCTTAAAATGAGCATGAAACAAAAAGACATAAAACTTCTGTATACCTACATAAAAGGATATTTTAACGCTTCTAAAAATAAATTGCCCTTTATTGTTTCTAAAGAAGAAGGAGACTTTATTCGTAAATACCGCTGGACGAATATTAGAAAGAAATTTACCTAA